The following are encoded in a window of Chitinophaga sp. H8 genomic DNA:
- a CDS encoding TolC family protein, with product MIKVITFALCCCLLTSTIATAQQVLSLNSVVQDAQHKSPSFYRAQSYALNSLYAYRYYISGQRPELRMDFNNSSSPMGETISVLQQDGTYQFARRSYSSSSLGLSLRQIVPLTGGVFSVRSSLARNDQFSPFDTASYLSTPFSISYNQPMILYNGYKWDRRIQPLLYEESRRQYVENMEKVSLDAANLYFNALSAQVQEKILQSNVSNTDTLYKISQGRYGLGKIAENELLQIELSLLNARTSLEQATLNKEIAYQNLKQFLSMPKDADIVLNPPDSTPVFVVRLDKAVAEANTNRPAVMAFRRRRLQSEQEVAQAKGNSGYEFNLNANLGKSRDGASLGSVYTGGMAQQSFSVGVGIPIVDWGKARNRIKQAKANRSLAEIDIEQDERSFEQEIYLQTQLFNIQQRQLTSAAKADTIARQRYEITKQRYLIGKISITDLNLAQQEKDQASQAYINTLRSYWNAYYTVRRLTLYDFEKEQKIKYEFEE from the coding sequence ATGATTAAAGTAATTACGTTTGCCCTTTGTTGTTGCCTGTTAACTTCTACTATCGCAACGGCGCAGCAGGTATTGTCATTAAATTCGGTTGTACAGGACGCACAGCATAAATCACCTTCTTTTTATCGTGCACAAAGCTATGCCCTGAATAGCTTGTATGCCTACCGGTATTATATTTCCGGACAGCGGCCGGAGCTGAGAATGGATTTTAATAACAGTAGCAGCCCGATGGGGGAAACGATCTCTGTATTGCAACAGGATGGAACCTATCAGTTTGCCCGCCGCTCTTATTCTTCCAGCAGCCTGGGGCTTTCGTTGCGGCAGATTGTACCGCTGACAGGAGGTGTTTTTTCTGTTCGTTCCAGCCTGGCCCGTAACGATCAGTTTTCTCCTTTTGATACGGCGAGCTATTTATCTACGCCTTTTTCTATCAGCTATAACCAACCCATGATCCTGTATAATGGTTATAAGTGGGACCGGCGCATACAGCCGCTGTTGTACGAGGAATCCCGTCGCCAGTACGTGGAAAATATGGAAAAGGTATCCCTGGATGCCGCCAATCTCTATTTTAATGCATTGAGCGCACAAGTACAGGAAAAGATCCTCCAGTCTAATGTAAGTAATACAGATACCTTATACAAGATTTCCCAGGGCAGGTATGGGCTGGGAAAAATTGCAGAAAATGAATTGTTGCAGATAGAATTGAGTCTATTGAATGCCCGGACGTCGTTGGAGCAGGCTACACTGAATAAGGAGATTGCCTATCAGAACCTGAAGCAGTTCCTGAGTATGCCTAAGGATGCGGATATTGTATTAAATCCGCCGGATAGTACGCCCGTTTTTGTAGTCAGGCTGGATAAAGCAGTTGCAGAAGCCAACACTAACCGGCCAGCCGTTATGGCATTCCGGCGGCGGCGCTTACAATCAGAGCAGGAGGTGGCCCAGGCCAAAGGAAACAGCGGATATGAATTTAATTTAAATGCCAACCTGGGTAAGTCGCGCGATGGGGCCTCTCTGGGAAGTGTGTATACCGGTGGTATGGCACAACAAAGTTTTTCAGTGGGCGTGGGGATCCCGATTGTAGATTGGGGAAAAGCACGCAACCGCATCAAGCAGGCAAAGGCCAACCGCAGCCTGGCAGAAATAGATATTGAGCAGGATGAGCGGAGCTTTGAACAGGAAATTTATTTGCAGACGCAATTATTCAATATTCAGCAAAGACAGTTAACCAGTGCTGCAAAAGCAGATACGATTGCCCGTCAGCGCTATGAAATCACCAAACAACGTTACCTGATCGGCAAAATAAGTATTACAGACCTGAACCTTGCCCAGCAGGAAAAAGACCAGGCCAGCCAAGCCTATATCAATACATTAAGGTCTTACTGGAATGCGTATTATACCGTACGTCGCCTCACGCTTTATGATTTTGAAAAAGAACAGAAAATCAAGTATGAATTTGAAGAGTAG
- a CDS encoding GNAT family N-acetyltransferase, producing MTTAVLKMAVHPVDQPIPEPVKTLFMASFPPEERRNWTLQKELVEKGRLRLLLLSREEQFAGFIFYWPLTHFDFIEYFAVEPAMRGGGTGSQVMTLLMASGKHIVLEVEPPHNEDAIRRIRFYERLGFVAFPYIYKQPPYPPYQDPLDMWLMQKGMPQEEHTFHQISTEIYKEVYGMVWPYPA from the coding sequence ATGACAACAGCAGTGTTAAAGATGGCGGTGCACCCGGTTGACCAACCTATTCCGGAACCGGTTAAAACACTCTTTATGGCTTCCTTTCCACCGGAGGAACGGCGTAACTGGACGCTGCAAAAAGAACTGGTAGAAAAGGGCCGTTTGCGTTTGCTGTTATTGTCCAGGGAGGAGCAGTTTGCGGGCTTTATATTTTATTGGCCACTCACTCATTTTGATTTTATCGAATACTTTGCTGTTGAACCGGCTATGCGTGGTGGAGGTACCGGCAGCCAGGTAATGACGCTGCTGATGGCCTCCGGCAAGCATATTGTGCTGGAAGTGGAGCCTCCACATAATGAAGATGCCATCCGGCGGATCCGGTTTTATGAGCGCCTGGGATTTGTTGCATTTCCCTATATTTATAAACAACCTCCTTATCCCCCGTATCAGGACCCATTGGATATGTGGCTGATGCAAAAAGGTATGCCCCAGGAGGAGCATACCTTTCATCAGATCAGTACGGAAATTTATAAGGAAGTATATGGAATGGTATGGCCTTATCCGGCTTAA